GCTTGATACAATATTTCTGTCCCACGTGCATAATTATTTCCAAATACATAAAACTCTTTAGCATCATTTTCAATCACAGAAACGGTTGCATCTTCACCAATTTTTGCACGTATCTCTTTTCCTGCGGATGCTGCACGCGTTTTGAAATCATTAACCCATTCTTTTGCTTCCTTTTCTTTATTTAAGAGTTTTCCGATTTCTATTTGCTGTGATAAATAATCTAATTTCCCCCAAGTGAATACTACAGTTGGAGCAATTTCATTAAGCTTTGCAATATTTTTCATCTCGGATCCTGCTATGATAAGGTCCGGTTCCAGTTCAATGATTTTCTCCAGGTTATCTTCTGATACGACTTCCACTCCCTTTAGTCTATCTTTAAAAAGGGGATTCATATTAGTCCATTGATCTATCCCGACGACATTACCTTCTAAAGCCAATACATTAGGTCCATTAGAGAGAGCAATTATTCTTTTGGGGTTTTTAGGAATCTCAACAGGACCTGTTTCTGATTGATACGTTATTGTTTCTTTTTTAGTCTTGGATGCATTATTTTCGTTCGCTGTCTCTTTGTTCCCGCAAGCACTAAGAATAAGTACAAACAAGAGCAGGAAGGGTATGAATAGCTTTTTCATTCTGATTTTCTCCTTACTAATTATAGTGTAGGTTAAAAACATATCAAAAAAGTATCTAATTAATAATGATATTCATTTTCAATGACTACATCAACATGTTAATAGGAATGATAATCATTGTCAATAACTTTCGCCAGATTGCTAAACTCTGTGAACTAAACTGTCACCCTTACTTGTAGAAA
The DNA window shown above is from Peribacillus sp. FSL P2-0133 and carries:
- a CDS encoding iron-hydroxamate ABC transporter substrate-binding protein, translating into MKKLFIPFLLLFVLILSACGNKETANENNASKTKKETITYQSETGPVEIPKNPKRIIALSNGPNVLALEGNVVGIDQWTNMNPLFKDRLKGVEVVSEDNLEKIIELEPDLIIAGSEMKNIAKLNEIAPTVVFTWGKLDYLSQQIEIGKLLNKEKEAKEWVNDFKTRAASAGKEIRAKIGEDATVSVIENDAKEFYVFGNNYARGTEILYQAMDLKMPEKVKEKALKSGIYVLSSEVLPEYTGDYIIFSKNPDVVNSFVETETWKNIPAVKNDRIFEINSKASTYSDPITLEHLLDFFEKSFLNK